The DNA window TAGTTGCTGACGATGCATTCTCTCTTGCAAGCAACATTGCTAACCTATCGTTCCAAAACTTAGCAAATTTACACTTCAACAAAAAAGCTGGTACGTTTGTAACGAAATACGACGGCAAGCAAAATGCACAAGTTGAAACATTTGACGCTGCATACAGCATCGTAGCACTATCTATTTACCAACGTTCACAAGATGCACTACCTGTTGGTTATGCAGCTGCAGACGGCGGTGATGTTGATTTAGCAACACCTCAAGGTAAACAAGCGCTTGGTTTAATCAAAGCACAAGCAGATTACATCGTTAATACATTAGTCGCTAAAAACGGTCTAGTATACGATGGTGCTACAGTTGGTAAATCAGTAGATAAAAACCAATCACTTGATGCACAATTCGCTGCAATCCGAGGTTTAGTTTCTGCTTACTTAGCAACACAAGATAACACTTACAAGCAAGCAGCACGTTCTATCTTCCTAGCTGTAGAGAAAAACATGTTTGATGCAGAGCTTGGTACATGGGCACAAACACCAGGTAAAGCAACAATTCACACACCGTTAACGGCTGCGGCAATCTCGGGTGGTTTACGTGAAACTATACTTCACCTTGCCAATGAAGAAGGCGAGCATGTTCCAGCACTAGAACTACAACACTTAACAGAGCGCTACACAGCTTGGTTCAAGAAAGTAGTTAACGGTGGTCAACAATTATCAGAATGGGTTGGTGATTCAGGTGAAAACTTACTGAAAAACAGTTCAACTACCGATTCAGATAATGATGGCGTACAACAAGTAACAGCTGCTGGCGGTAAATACGGTACAGCACAAACTATGGCAGCAAAAGTGTCGGTTAGTGCAAACTAGTCTCACTCTTTTGGCAATGAAAAGCCATCTCGCAGCACACTTGTTAATTAACATGTATTGATTAATGAAAGTGTTGCGAAACTAAGATAAAAGTTGCAAAAAGGGATGAGAATTAACTCAGCCCTTTTTGCGTTTTCATTACGTCGATATGAATAAGGTTTTATCATGTCAGTTCAAATAGCAACCCCAACCGGTGATAACATCTGGTCACGTTTACAGTCTCATTTTAAACGTTTCGCTTTTCATCATAAGAAAGCCGAAGCGATATTATATTTGATGTTCCTATCAGGACTTTTACTGTGGCCATTTATCACTATTCCATGGCAAGTAGAACGTACCGTACTACTCATGCATATGCTTGCAGGTATCAGTATCTTCCCTGTTTTTGTTGGTAGTTTCTGGCTGTCTCACCGAAATCTTATTCAAAACAGTAAAAAGAAATTCTTACGTCAAACCGGTACCATTATCGAATATTTACTCATTGTTTGTACTCTTACCGGCGTCTACCTTACTTTTTGGGGTAACACGGGTAATAACTTCAGTATACTCATGCAAGATATCCACTTTTACAGCTCATGGCTGCTTGCCCCGCTTGTTCTTCGCCACGCTTGGCGCTGGACTGTAATCAAATTCTTTAGGAAGTCTTAATATGTTTGCCAGTTTTTTAATCACTTTTCGTGAAGGACTTGAAGCCTTCCTACTCGTTGGCATTATACTTTCTTACTTAGCAAAGCTTGGCCAATCAAAGCACAACAAACTTATCTATCTAGGTGTTGCACTTGGTTTAATTGCCTCATTAATTGTCGCTTTCATTTTCCAGTTCGTTGTCGACCAGTTCGATTCACATGAATACCGCAATTTATTAATGGCGGGTATTTTAGGCTTTGCGACCTTGGTACTCACCTACATGGCCATTTGGATGCAACGCCAAGCCAAAACCCAAGTCTCTAACATGCAAGAAAACATTCGCGAGATCTTAACCACAGGCAATGTATTTGGTTTAATATTTTTAGCTTTCCTTGCGGTAATGCGTGAAGGCTTTGAAACCGTCCTATTTTTCTCGGCGTTAATGTATTCAGGTCAAGGCAATTTCTCACTACAAGATGGATTAATCGGTGCTAGTGTGGGCTTAATTGCTTCTCTGGTATTGGTTGTCGTTCTGATGCGCGGTACCCGTAAAGTACCACTGCAGGCATTCTTTAAATGGACAAGCCTATTAATCATCATTATTGCCGCAGGTCTATTGTCTTCAGCATGCAATATGCTACAAAGCGCCGATGTATTACCGGTATTCCAGACCGCCGTATTTGATATTAGCCATATCCTTGATGATCAAGGCGTATTTGGTACTTTCCTACGTGCTTTATTTGGTTATAATTCATCACCTAATCTATTACCATTGATTATCTGGGGCATATATTTAGCTGTATTTACCGTGTTCTGGCATCGTGGTTATCAAACACCAACAAAAGCAGCTGCTGCATAATTCAAAACAATAAAATGAGTGGCGAACATAAATACAATATCTTTATGTTCGTCATGTAAGAATAAAAAGCATATTAATCATTGAGTAAATAATGTCGAAAGAAATTGTAATTTTAGGTGCTGGTCCAGCCGGACTAATGGCCGCATGGGAATTTAATCAAGCTGGTTACAAAGTGACTATCCTAGAACGTGAAGAGTTTGTTGGTGGCATGTGCGCAACGCAAACCTTCCAAGGTGAAAAAGGTGAATACCGTTTTGACTACGGTGGCCATCGCTTTATTACTAAAAATCCGAAACTATTACAGTTTATCGATGACTTAATGACTGATGATCTACTGTATGCAGAGCGTACCAGTGTGATCCGTTTTAAAGGCCGTACCTACAACTACCCGCTTGCAATTGGTAACTTATTACGTAACGCACCGCTCAGTTTATTAGCCGGTGCGGCTGTAGACTTAGTATTTAAATTACCTTTCCAAAAGCGCCCAAGTGAACAAAGCACCAGTAACTTTGCTGAATGGATTGAAACTCGTTTCGGTACCACCTTATACAAAAATTTCTTTGAAGGTTATACCGGTAAGCTATGGGGCATCGACCCACGTCAATTATCTGCTGATTGGGCATCGCAACGTATTAGCTTGCTCGATTTAAAAGATGTGGCACGACGTTTAATCCCAACGCGTGGCGCAACACCGCGTACTTACGCAAAAAAATATCGTTATCCTAAACTCGGCTTTGGTCAAATGTACACCAAACTTGCAGAAAGACTGCAAGAACAAGGTGTCGATATTATTCAAGGCGCTAATATCACTGCTTTGAATCAAGGTAATAATTGTATTGATGCAGTTACATATGAACTTAACGGTGAGACACACTCAATTAACTGTGATCACGTTGTCGGAACTATTCCTTTACCTGTGGTTTGTACTTTAACAGGATTTGATTCTGGCCTAACTTATCGCGCGCTACGCTTTTTCAACATGCCGATGGCCACAGAAAACGTATCACAAAATACCTGGCAGTATCTGTCTGACCCAGAGTTAATTGGTACGCGTTTGCAAGAACCTCGTCGCCGTTCACCATTTATGGCTCCCAAAGGACAAACATCAGTAATGATCGAGATCCCTTGTAACAAAGGTGACGATGTTTGGAACATGGACAACAACACGCTATTAAAACGTGTAAAACAAGATCTTAACCACCTAGATGTACCAGATGTAAGTACGGGTGAATTCTTTACCACTTACACCGAGTACGCTTACCCTATGATGGATGTAAGTTATAATGCCAAACGTGAAGCTGCAATTAAGCACCTTCACCAATTTGATAATTTAGTTATGACTGGTCGCCAAGGTACTTTCCGTTACATCTTTACTGATACTGCTATGGAAATGGGCTTAATGGCGGCTGAAGGCATCATTAAAGGTGAAGATAATCGTCGCCAGATCTTCGATCACCGTAACGAAAAAACAGTGATTGAAGTACAAAGCATTATGGATGATAAAAAAATATCAGAGGAAAAAAATGTCGCTTAAATTTATTAATCAAATTACTGTGAAATCATTTATCTTAAGCTTTTTTGTATTGTTATTCAGTGCGCAAAGCTTCGCTTATTCTTATGCAGCGGCAGGTAAAGAGCCATTAATTGAAGGTCGAGAAGCCTTGTTAAAAGCGTTATCGGCAAATGATTATGCTGCGGTACAAACTGCCTATGATTCAATGCAGAAAGAATTCGTTTATTTCAACGAACACCATGGACTAGCTGTCGATGAGCAAATGCAAACAGCAATCACCAACAAAGATCAGCAAGGTGTAGCTATAGCATTAATTACCACGATCAAAGCAGAAGTCATGCGCCGTCTCGACGGTGCAGAACAAAACATTAATGACTATCAAGTAGCTAAAGTGTTAGTGGTAAAAAGTAAATTGTTTATTGATTTACTGGCTGCCGATTTAACCGCTGATAATCGTCAAAAGGCCGATATTGCCATTCGCGGTGCCCTTGCATCAATTGGTAACCCAGGAGTATTTGGTGTGGGTCAAAAACCAGCAGATGTAACGCGTTACATCGAATATCGCTCTAATTTACAAGCAGCATTACAATTTACATTACCTGATGCACCAGAAAAATAATAAACCTTGGTGCGCTGATTTAGCCGTCTGTATTAGCTCAATAGCCTGCATTGCAGGCTATTTTTGTATGCTCAGCTATTATAGTTTTGATATTAGCAGTGATGATGCGCTTTATTTTCAGCGTGCGTTAAGCCATTTTTCAGTATTAGAATTTAGCCCTCACTTTCCCGGTTATCCTGGCTTTGTTTGGTTAGAACGCATTATCAGCGCAATAAGTTCACATCCCAACAGTAATGTATTACTCAGTTTCCTTTCTGCAATAGCGTTAACCTTTAGTGTTTTTATGTATTGCTATCAACGTATGCGAATAAAGTCATTTGCATTATTCGCAGTACTGTTTTTTTTACTGCAAGGCAACATTTCAGAATTAGCCTTAAACGGTTTATCAGATGCTTCCGCCCTGTGGTTTTTTAGCTTATATTTATTATTAACCCGCTTTCATCTACCGCTAGGTGCTACCCCTTTATTAAAGACTAAATTACATCGTGTATTACAGTCTCTTTTCCAAATACAAACATTCACCGCGATTATTAGCGGGTTATTATTAGCGGCATGTTTAGCAACTCGACCGTCTTATTTACCCTTAGTCGCCAGCGCACTCCTGCTAGCTCTCTTTTACAATAATCAGGAGTACTCAAACTATAAGCAACTCGGTTGGCAGATATTAAGCATTACCCTGATAGGCATCATTTGTGCGCTTTACGTGTTCATGCAAGACGGTTGGGCGTATATTGAGGAAGGACAGCGATTCACCCAAGGTCATTTTACGATTTGGGGTAATACCACCAGTACAACAGATTCGCGGTTGAGTCAGTGGCTAACGACATTAACCAATACCTACTCCACTCTCGGGGTAATATTATTAACCTCGATACTAACCATTGGTTTATATCTACCAAAAACCCGTGGATTAAGTATTCTCGTGTGCAGTTGGTTTGCCTGGATCATCCGAGGCCAGAATCCAGAGAATATCCGTCACTTAGCTGTTTTTAGCTTATTACTACCAATTATCTGCGCGCAACTCTTGGAACACGTTTACCAAACTCAACGTATTCGACCTGCTCTATATATATTAAGTATTATCTTGCTCGTGACACTGGGTTATCACAGTATCAAACAATTCACCCAACAAAAAAATGCCCCTGTATTTCAAGCAATACAGTTCTTTAACACAATAAATAATCAGCAAATCATCATCAGCAATTATAATATTGATAATTTACGACATAACTTGTCACAACATGTAATTTTAGACCGTCATTATCAAAGCAGTAGCAATTACCAAGCACAACAGCAAGGCTACTGGCGACTAAGCAGTAATAAACTAGATATTGATAAACGAAGTACTGATAAACCCGTTAACGGCGATTTAGTGGCATTGTTTAGAGGCCGCTTTCTTGGCGAACAAAGTTTACACCTATATTATTTTGATCTAAATCATTTAAACCCGCGATCATAGCTACAAATATTGCACTATGATTTCAACGCGATATAATGATAACGATTCTTAATAGTAATATCATTTTCCCCCACCAAGATGCCGTAGATTTATGAATATAAATATTTTCCCTAAACTAATGTTCGCCTTGTTACTATTAACAAGCCAATCACTTTATGCCAGCAGTATTTATTCAAATACGAAAAGTAACAGTTTATTACTATCTGTAGATGGTACGCAGTTTATTAGTGCAAACATGGATGCCGGTAGCGTCAGTATTCTTAACGCTAAAACAGGTGAATTGATTACAGAACAAGCGCTTGGTAAAGATTTACGTCGACTTGCATTAGATCCAATAAATAATCAATTATTGGTCAGTGACTATCTTGCTGATCAACTTTACCTCATTGACGCTAAAAGCCTGAAATTAATTAAAACAATCAAAACAGGCTATCGCCCGTTTGGTATTGTTTATGATGAATATAACAAGCAATACTACGTCACACTCTTTGAAGCTAAACAGCTAATAACCGTTTCAACTGATGGTGAAATAACCGCAACAACACAAACTGCTGATACACCACGTGGTCTTGCATTAGCTAACGATGGTCGTTTGTTTGTGACCCATAGCATGACTGGCCAAGTATCTATTTATGATACTCGACAGCCAACATTGCAATTAAATAAGATCATTCAACTTGCTGATACACCAGTACATTCCTCTCGTGCAACGCCACAAGGTAAACCGCGCGTATTAGATAACATTGCTATTTCCCCAGATGGCACACAAGCTTGGCTACCCCATGTATTGTGGTCGTTTACGCAAAACTTCCAGTTTCAATCAACCGTCTTCCCAACAATTTCGTTACTTGATCTAACACCAGGTAAAGAAAAAGAACTAGTTGATAAACGTAAACAATTATTCAAACAAATAAACATTATTGAGAACAACAATACCACGCGTATTGTGTCTAACCCACATGACGTGGCCTTCCGTGAAGACGGAAAAAAAGTATTTATTACCCTGTCGGGTTCAGAAGACCTGCTTGTGTTTGATTTATCTCGTCAAGGAAAAATAGGTAAGAAATCTAAACGTCATCGCCGTACTAAATTACAAGGTGGTGTGAAAGCGACACAAATTTATCGTCATATACCAGGTACAAATCCGCGCAGTTTAATTGCCAAAGGTAGCACTCTGTACGTGCAAAACGCCATGTCGCACGATTTAGTGAGCTTTGATATTAGCGGTCAAGGTCCTTTCGCCAAAGTAAAACTGGTTAATGCCCAATTTGCCCAGTTAATTGGCCAAGATCCCATTGCACCAGAACTTCGTTTGGGTAAAACCCTCTTTAATCTTGCAAATAGTGATAAATTTGAAAATAGCGCTATGGCAGGTGATTATTGGATGAGCTGTAACTCTTGTCATGTTGACGGCTTTAACTTCACTAACAAATACTTATTAGCCGACGGTACCAAAGACGTTAAAGAAAATGCCATGACTGGACATGTAGGTTTAGCAACCATGATCGCAGGTGACCCTATTGAAGCCTATATCGATATGATTCAAAAAACCCAAGGAGGTATGGGAACCGACCCGAAAAAACCAGAACTACCAAAAGTTAATCCTAAATCACCACCTGTAGAGATCGTACGCTTAATGTCAGCATTGAATATGTACGTGACGACGAAAGAAAATTTACCTTACTTATCAACTTGGTTACGCTTTGATGACGAACGTAAATTCACCCACAAATCTGAATGGTTAAATTCAGCAAGTTGTGAATCTTGCCATAGTACCCTCTATAAGCAGTGGTCAGACTCGAACCATGGTATGCACATGGATAGTCCCTATTACCGTTTCCAAGAAAACCTAGCAGCAAAAGCAGAAGGTGAACCATTTAGAAACTTATGCCGTGGTTGTCATGCCCCACAAACCATTTTAAATAATAATACAGCGCCATTAACTCACCTTAATAGCATGTATGAAAAAGAGGGGCAGAGCCTACGTGATGCACTAAGAGAAGGCCTACCCGTTGATGAAACTGGCACCAGTTGTGTTTTCTGTCATCGAATCACCAAAGCGGAAGACGCTGGCGGTAATACTGACCTTACAGTTAACTTAAAAGATCGTGCTAAGTACCTGTTTGAGTTCTCTAACAACCCAGTGCTAAAATTCGCTGCTGAAGCACAGATAAATGCATCACCACAACAGCATAAAGACAGCTATTCAAACCCAGAACTGTACAAGAGCTCATTATATTGTGCAACCTGCCATAATGAATTCACCCCCGGCCAAGGTGCTAATGTGAATAACAATTATGGCGAATGGCAAGCATCTAGATTTAACGCACCGGACAACCCTGAGCAGAACAAAACATGTATCGATTGTCACATGCGCTTAGATATGACTGATTTTGATAACAAGGTACCTGGACAAGCCACAGATAATGGTCCAATTAAGCCCAACTTGATTGCACATAACTTTATTGGTGGTAACTATTACTTCTCTGATATGCGCTCTAAAGAGCATGGAAAACTCAGTCGTGATATCTTGCGTAACGCCCTACTACTCGACGTTGAAACCAGCAAAGATGGCCGTAATATTGAAGTCAAAGTAACAAACCATAATACCGGCCATAAAATGCCAGGCGGTGCGCGTCGTCAGGTATGGGTTGATCTCGTAGTAACGGATAGTAAAGGCGTGGAACGTTTGGTTAGCGGTCAGTTAAACGATGGCTTCTTACCAAAAGATAGCCGTGTGTTTGCTAAAAAATCCGGTTACATGCATGGCGAACCCGTTGGCCTTAAGTTTTGGCGCGTTGAGAAAATTCTAGCAGATACCCGTATTTCTCCAGATGAAACACGTGTTGAATCATTTGAACTGCCTGAAGATATCAGCTATCCAATCACAGTCATCGCAAAAATTAATTATCGCTCCTTCTCGAAGCCGCTAACAAGTAAGGTACAAGCAGCTTTCCCTGAGCAGAATATTCCTTTTGCCGATGTGATTGAATTAAATAAAGTCACCAAGGTATTCCAAGAGAGATAAGATATAATAAAGCCGTAATAATTAGTAAGACTATTATGGCTTTATTTATTCGATATACAGCAGTATTTCCGCGTAGTACCAACTAAACCCTCACACATAATATTGAGTTTTTACCCATATTTGCTAATTAATTCGCCTTTTTGATAATTATGCATAAGCTTATAGATGTCTTTGTAAATAAAGTAACCTCTATGCACGCATATATCGCTAAGCAACCGATCGTAAATCGTGCCCGTCACATAGTGGCTTATGAACTTTTATATCGGGATAGTTTAGAAAATACGTTTCCACTTATTAATGCTGAGATTGCAACAGAGCGATTGGTTCATGAGCATTTATTGAGTTCCAATATCGATAAACTTGTTGATAACAAACCTTACTTTATTAATTTCACGGAGAAAAGTATTCTGAATGGTTTACCCAAGAAGCTCATTAATAAACCCATTGTAATTGAAGTGCTTGAAGATGTTCCACCCACACAGGCAGTATTAAAAGCGTTAAATAAGTTAAAAGATGATGGGTTTACGATTGCACTGGATGACTTTATTTATTCTGAAGATTGGCTACCATTTTTTGGTGTTGTCGATATTATTAAGTTTGATATTACCCTCACCTCATTTAACGAAATAAGAGAATTAATACCATTGTTAGAAAAACATGATATTAGTATATTGATCGAAAAAATAGAGACTGAGGAGCAATTTAAACAAGCTAAAAAACTCCAAAGTACATATTTTCAAGGCTATCTGTTTGCAGAACCTGAAATTGTGCTAAACGACATTAATAAACCTAATTTAGAAATAATTAACGTTAATTAATTCGATTAACGGCTCGCATTACCATTCATGAAATGTTTACGACACAGTGAGACATAACGCTCATTACCGCCAATTTCAACTTGTTCACCTTCTCTTAATACCACACCACTATCACTGACTCTGGCATTCATGTGTGCTTTATTACCACACCAACAGACGGTTTTAAGTTCTTCAACTTTATCTGCAAGACACATTAGATGGTATGAACCTTCAAACATCTCTAATTTAAAATCTGTTTTCAACCCATAAACAATCACTGGAATATTGAGTTGGTCGACCACATTAGCTAATTGGTAAACCTGTTCTCGGGATAAGAATTGACCTTCATCAATGATAAATACATCAATCTTTTGATTTTCTAATCGCGTAGAAATAGTGGTAAATAAATTGGTCTCTTTCTCAAATACATCAACTTCTAGTTTTAAGCCAACACGCGCACCTATAACACCCTTGCCGTAACGACTGTCACACTCTGGTGTCATGGCTAATGGGTACATACCACGCTCAATATAGTTAAAGTGAGCTTGGATCAATTGTGTTGATTTACCTGAATTCATTGCTGCAAATTTGAAATGCAAAGATGCCATTTTATACCCTCAAAAAAAACGCCTGTATCAACAGGCGTATATAATTACTTCACATTAATACTGTTCATTATAAACAGCGTGTTATTAATGTCTTATTTATACTTTATGACTTAATCGCGACATAATAGCAACCACAATTGTAAATGCAATTGCTGAAGCAATAAAGCCCGATAGCACAGAACTTGTTATACCGAGTACCAAATAACCAATCGCACTTACTAACGCAATTGATAGCGCATATGGAAGCTGTGTCATTACGTGATCCATATGATGGCAGTTTGCACCCGTTGACGATAAGATCGTGGTATCAGAGATAGGTGAGCAATGATCGCCAAATACAGAACCGGCTAGCACTGATGCTAACACAGGTAACATTAACGCTACTTCAGTACCCGCAGCCATATCGCCAGCGATAGGTAACATGATACCAAATGTACCCCAGCTAGTTCCTGTCGCAAACGCCATAAAGCCTGCTAGGACAAACATAATAACAGGTAATAAGCTACTTGGGATAGAATCACCCACTAATGCAGCAAGGTACTTACCTGTTTCCATAGAACCAATAGTCGAACCAATTGCCCATGCGAAGAATAAGATATAAACCGCTGGTAGCATTGATTTAGCACCGTGGAAACTTGCTTGTGCGAGTAATGAAATAGATACACCAGAAATAAGACTTAGCACAAGTGCTACAGCAAGACCTGATAATGCACCATACACTAACGAACTACCTACATCTGTATTTTCAAATGCACCTAAAATATCAAATGTTTTGTCATCAGCTGCGAGCGCGGATGCTCCAGAGTTAATCATAAAGAAGATAGTCGCAAAGATAAGCACTAAAATAGGTAGGATTAAGCCTGAAATATGACCACCTTCAGCTTCTTCTAATTCTACCGTAGAACCGGCAGGGCAGCCTTTTTTAGCATCAAACAGTTCACCATTTTTCGCCGCTTCTTCTTCTTTTGCCATCAAGCCAAAGTCAAGATTGAAGCAAACAACCGCAAATACCATTGCAATAGCAAACATAGCGTAGAAGTTCATTGGTATCATCTGAACGAATGCTGCTAGTGGACTTATATCCGTGATTGCATGACTGGCTAAAATACCACCAATAACAGCAATAATATAAGCACCCCAACTTGATATAGGCATTAATACGCACATAGGTGCTGCGGTAGAATCAAGCAGATAAGCTAATTT is part of the Moritella viscosa genome and encodes:
- a CDS encoding membrane protein, which translates into the protein MHQKNNKPWCADLAVCISSIACIAGYFCMLSYYSFDISSDDALYFQRALSHFSVLEFSPHFPGYPGFVWLERIISAISSHPNSNVLLSFLSAIALTFSVFMYCYQRMRIKSFALFAVLFFLLQGNISELALNGLSDASALWFFSLYLLLTRFHLPLGATPLLKTKLHRVLQSLFQIQTFTAIISGLLLAACLATRPSYLPLVASALLLALFYNNQEYSNYKQLGWQILSITLIGIICALYVFMQDGWAYIEEGQRFTQGHFTIWGNTTSTTDSRLSQWLTTLTNTYSTLGVILLTSILTIGLYLPKTRGLSILVCSWFAWIIRGQNPENIRHLAVFSLLLPIICAQLLEHVYQTQRIRPALYILSIILLVTLGYHSIKQFTQQKNAPVFQAIQFFNTINNQQIIISNYNIDNLRHNLSQHVILDRHYQSSSNYQAQQQGYWRLSSNKLDIDKRSTDKPVNGDLVALFRGRFLGEQSLHLYYFDLNHLNPRS
- a CDS encoding putative exported protein, encoding MSLKFINQITVKSFILSFFVLLFSAQSFAYSYAAAGKEPLIEGREALLKALSANDYAAVQTAYDSMQKEFVYFNEHHGLAVDEQMQTAITNKDQQGVAIALITTIKAEVMRRLDGAEQNINDYQVAKVLVVKSKLFIDLLAADLTADNRQKADIAIRGALASIGNPGVFGVGQKPADVTRYIEYRSNLQAALQFTLPDAPEK
- a CDS encoding Na+/H+ antiporter, giving the protein MELINYSDSALSLVVPLVALTLVILTRKVLLSLGCGILLGALFLTDFNVVNAAKHLSDLALSLVWESGDASKGSFWKVGSFNTWNLSIIVFLFILGMLTSVMMVSGATSAFADWAKQRITTRRGSTLLTAFLGVFIFVDDYFNSLAVGSVSRPLTDRYKVSRAKLAYLLDSTAAPMCVLMPISSWGAYIIAVIGGILASHAITDISPLAAFVQMIPMNFYAMFAIAMVFAVVCFNLDFGLMAKEEEAAKNGELFDAKKGCPAGSTVELEEAEGGHISGLILPILVLIFATIFFMINSGASALAADDKTFDILGAFENTDVGSSLVYGALSGLAVALVLSLISGVSISLLAQASFHGAKSMLPAVYILFFAWAIGSTIGSMETGKYLAALVGDSIPSSLLPVIMFVLAGFMAFATGTSWGTFGIMLPIAGDMAAGTEVALMLPVLASVLAGSVFGDHCSPISDTTILSSTGANCHHMDHVMTQLPYALSIALVSAIGYLVLGITSSVLSGFIASAIAFTIVVAIMSRLSHKV
- a CDS encoding cytochrome c family protein; the encoded protein is MFALLLLTSQSLYASSIYSNTKSNSLLLSVDGTQFISANMDAGSVSILNAKTGELITEQALGKDLRRLALDPINNQLLVSDYLADQLYLIDAKSLKLIKTIKTGYRPFGIVYDEYNKQYYVTLFEAKQLITVSTDGEITATTQTADTPRGLALANDGRLFVTHSMTGQVSIYDTRQPTLQLNKIIQLADTPVHSSRATPQGKPRVLDNIAISPDGTQAWLPHVLWSFTQNFQFQSTVFPTISLLDLTPGKEKELVDKRKQLFKQINIIENNNTTRIVSNPHDVAFREDGKKVFITLSGSEDLLVFDLSRQGKIGKKSKRHRRTKLQGGVKATQIYRHIPGTNPRSLIAKGSTLYVQNAMSHDLVSFDISGQGPFAKVKLVNAQFAQLIGQDPIAPELRLGKTLFNLANSDKFENSAMAGDYWMSCNSCHVDGFNFTNKYLLADGTKDVKENAMTGHVGLATMIAGDPIEAYIDMIQKTQGGMGTDPKKPELPKVNPKSPPVEIVRLMSALNMYVTTKENLPYLSTWLRFDDERKFTHKSEWLNSASCESCHSTLYKQWSDSNHGMHMDSPYYRFQENLAAKAEGEPFRNLCRGCHAPQTILNNNTAPLTHLNSMYEKEGQSLRDALREGLPVDETGTSCVFCHRITKAEDAGGNTDLTVNLKDRAKYLFEFSNNPVLKFAAEAQINASPQQHKDSYSNPELYKSSLYCATCHNEFTPGQGANVNNNYGEWQASRFNAPDNPEQNKTCIDCHMRLDMTDFDNKVPGQATDNGPIKPNLIAHNFIGGNYYFSDMRSKEHGKLSRDILRNALLLDVETSKDGRNIEVKVTNHNTGHKMPGGARRQVWVDLVVTDSKGVERLVSGQLNDGFLPKDSRVFAKKSGYMHGEPVGLKFWRVEKILADTRISPDETRVESFELPEDISYPITVIAKINYRSFSKPLTSKVQAAFPEQNIPFADVIELNKVTKVFQER
- a CDS encoding amine oxidase, whose protein sequence is MSKEIVILGAGPAGLMAAWEFNQAGYKVTILEREEFVGGMCATQTFQGEKGEYRFDYGGHRFITKNPKLLQFIDDLMTDDLLYAERTSVIRFKGRTYNYPLAIGNLLRNAPLSLLAGAAVDLVFKLPFQKRPSEQSTSNFAEWIETRFGTTLYKNFFEGYTGKLWGIDPRQLSADWASQRISLLDLKDVARRLIPTRGATPRTYAKKYRYPKLGFGQMYTKLAERLQEQGVDIIQGANITALNQGNNCIDAVTYELNGETHSINCDHVVGTIPLPVVCTLTGFDSGLTYRALRFFNMPMATENVSQNTWQYLSDPELIGTRLQEPRRRSPFMAPKGQTSVMIEIPCNKGDDVWNMDNNTLLKRVKQDLNHLDVPDVSTGEFFTTYTEYAYPMMDVSYNAKREAAIKHLHQFDNLVMTGRQGTFRYIFTDTAMEMGLMAAEGIIKGEDNRRQIFDHRNEKTVIEVQSIMDDKKISEEKNVA
- a CDS encoding putative signaling protein → MHKLIDVFVNKVTSMHAYIAKQPIVNRARHIVAYELLYRDSLENTFPLINAEIATERLVHEHLLSSNIDKLVDNKPYFINFTEKSILNGLPKKLINKPIVIEVLEDVPPTQAVLKALNKLKDDGFTIALDDFIYSEDWLPFFGVVDIIKFDITLTSFNEIRELIPLLEKHDISILIEKIETEEQFKQAKKLQSTYFQGYLFAEPEIVLNDINKPNLEIINVN
- the tdk gene encoding thymidine kinase — translated: MASLHFKFAAMNSGKSTQLIQAHFNYIERGMYPLAMTPECDSRYGKGVIGARVGLKLEVDVFEKETNLFTTISTRLENQKIDVFIIDEGQFLSREQVYQLANVVDQLNIPVIVYGLKTDFKLEMFEGSYHLMCLADKVEELKTVCWCGNKAHMNARVSDSGVVLREGEQVEIGGNERYVSLCRKHFMNGNASR
- a CDS encoding membrane protein, putative permease codes for the protein MFASFLITFREGLEAFLLVGIILSYLAKLGQSKHNKLIYLGVALGLIASLIVAFIFQFVVDQFDSHEYRNLLMAGILGFATLVLTYMAIWMQRQAKTQVSNMQENIREILTTGNVFGLIFLAFLAVMREGFETVLFFSALMYSGQGNFSLQDGLIGASVGLIASLVLVVVLMRGTRKVPLQAFFKWTSLLIIIIAAGLLSSACNMLQSADVLPVFQTAVFDISHILDDQGVFGTFLRALFGYNSSPNLLPLIIWGIYLAVFTVFWHRGYQTPTKAAAA
- a CDS encoding membrane protein; this translates as MSVQIATPTGDNIWSRLQSHFKRFAFHHKKAEAILYLMFLSGLLLWPFITIPWQVERTVLLMHMLAGISIFPVFVGSFWLSHRNLIQNSKKKFLRQTGTIIEYLLIVCTLTGVYLTFWGNTGNNFSILMQDIHFYSSWLLAPLVLRHAWRWTVIKFFRKS